In Macrobrachium rosenbergii isolate ZJJX-2024 chromosome 6, ASM4041242v1, whole genome shotgun sequence, a genomic segment contains:
- the LOC136839552 gene encoding uncharacterized protein isoform X1 codes for MNESFLISHMLLILILLADICHSNSSPMLISSKYWHVFEDDPVGSTVTSLRALDYEGDRVTFSLESKWPGQDIHSYFSLDKHWRVLVARPLTGLAGSGSKDYILRVRMNDGVTSPIAEIRLQVLRVVEGDGEGDRTSGARGLGGRHIAGNMNFGGGFKSDAPVGYYGILSNSGIGNTFGFIPSFLGSHPPLIQVNKTWVVRADEPIGTLVDTIKVIQIRGNKYNLTLHGTRGLLNVDQATGRVTVARPLLNQAGDLTVMVIVSNDFGDSSEPVVFRVLPLETTSTVPPSSTSSTRSKDWKVPIPAPIDVQGQLIVYDDDDDDDDGGGDPKAQFNKVSQSPGSDQRLAAYTLMCMILMPILAVMCISSLMVVGFFYHQRKQLRKALAVLETRSLSYVPK; via the exons ACATCTGCCACAGCAATTCCTCTCCGATGCTGATATCCAGCAAGTACTGGCACGTCTTCGAGGATGACCCGGTTGGGTCAACGGTCACGAGCTTGAGGGCGCTGGATTACGAGGGCGACCGCGTGACCTTCAGCCTGGAAAGCAAGTGGCCGGGTCAAGATATCCATTCGTACTTCAGCTTGGACAAGCACTGGAGGGTCTTAGTGGCAAGGCCCTTGACGGGTCTG GCTGGCAGTGGGTCTAAAGACTACATCCTGAGGGTCAGGATGAACGACGGAGTGACATCTCCAATCGCAGAAATCAGGCTTCAGGTTCTGAGGGTGGTCGAAGGAGACGGGGAAGGCGACCGGACCTCCGGTGCCAGAGGGCTCGGGGGCCGCCACATTGCCGGAAATATGAATTTCGGAGGAGGCTTCAAGAGTGACGCTCCAGTTGGGTACTACGGGATCCTGAGCAATTCGGGCATCGGCAATACGTTTGGATTCATTCCCTCTTTCCTAGGGTCGC ATCCACCGCTGATACAGGTGAACAAGACGTGGGTTGTAAGAGCTGACGAGCCCATCGGCACTTTGGTCGACACGATCAAGGTCATCCAAATAAGAGGGAACAAATACAATCTCACGCTTCATGGAACCAGGGGTCTGCTGAACGTCGATCAGGCCACTGGAAGGGTCACAGTCGCTCGGCCTTTGCTCAACCAG GCAGGCGACCTCACAGTCATGGTGATCGTATCCAACGACTTCGGCGACTCCTCTGAACCTGTGGTTTTTCGGGTCCTTCCTCTCGAGACGACGTCCACAGTGCCTCCTTCTTCTACCTCTTCAACGAGGTCGAAGGACTGGAAAGTGCCCATTCCGGCACCCATAGACGTTCAAGGACAGCTCATTGTCtacgatgacgacgacgacgacgacgacggagGAGGCGACCCAAAGGCACAGTTCAACAAAGTTTCTCAGTCACCCGGTTCAGACCAGCGACTCGCCGCCTATACGCTGATGTGCATGATCCTGATGCCCATTTTGGCGGTCATGTGCATATCCTCCCTCATGGTCGTGGGGTTCTTTTACCACCAGAGGAAGCAGCTGAGAAAGGCCCTGGCGGTCCTGGAGACGAGGTCCTTATCTTACGTGCCGAAATGA
- the LOC136839552 gene encoding uncharacterized protein isoform X2 produces the protein MLISSKYWHVFEDDPVGSTVTSLRALDYEGDRVTFSLESKWPGQDIHSYFSLDKHWRVLVARPLTGLAGSGSKDYILRVRMNDGVTSPIAEIRLQVLRVVEGDGEGDRTSGARGLGGRHIAGNMNFGGGFKSDAPVGYYGILSNSGIGNTFGFIPSFLGSHPPLIQVNKTWVVRADEPIGTLVDTIKVIQIRGNKYNLTLHGTRGLLNVDQATGRVTVARPLLNQAGDLTVMVIVSNDFGDSSEPVVFRVLPLETTSTVPPSSTSSTRSKDWKVPIPAPIDVQGQLIVYDDDDDDDDGGGDPKAQFNKVSQSPGSDQRLAAYTLMCMILMPILAVMCISSLMVVGFFYHQRKQLRKALAVLETRSLSYVPK, from the exons ATGCTGATATCCAGCAAGTACTGGCACGTCTTCGAGGATGACCCGGTTGGGTCAACGGTCACGAGCTTGAGGGCGCTGGATTACGAGGGCGACCGCGTGACCTTCAGCCTGGAAAGCAAGTGGCCGGGTCAAGATATCCATTCGTACTTCAGCTTGGACAAGCACTGGAGGGTCTTAGTGGCAAGGCCCTTGACGGGTCTG GCTGGCAGTGGGTCTAAAGACTACATCCTGAGGGTCAGGATGAACGACGGAGTGACATCTCCAATCGCAGAAATCAGGCTTCAGGTTCTGAGGGTGGTCGAAGGAGACGGGGAAGGCGACCGGACCTCCGGTGCCAGAGGGCTCGGGGGCCGCCACATTGCCGGAAATATGAATTTCGGAGGAGGCTTCAAGAGTGACGCTCCAGTTGGGTACTACGGGATCCTGAGCAATTCGGGCATCGGCAATACGTTTGGATTCATTCCCTCTTTCCTAGGGTCGC ATCCACCGCTGATACAGGTGAACAAGACGTGGGTTGTAAGAGCTGACGAGCCCATCGGCACTTTGGTCGACACGATCAAGGTCATCCAAATAAGAGGGAACAAATACAATCTCACGCTTCATGGAACCAGGGGTCTGCTGAACGTCGATCAGGCCACTGGAAGGGTCACAGTCGCTCGGCCTTTGCTCAACCAG GCAGGCGACCTCACAGTCATGGTGATCGTATCCAACGACTTCGGCGACTCCTCTGAACCTGTGGTTTTTCGGGTCCTTCCTCTCGAGACGACGTCCACAGTGCCTCCTTCTTCTACCTCTTCAACGAGGTCGAAGGACTGGAAAGTGCCCATTCCGGCACCCATAGACGTTCAAGGACAGCTCATTGTCtacgatgacgacgacgacgacgacgacggagGAGGCGACCCAAAGGCACAGTTCAACAAAGTTTCTCAGTCACCCGGTTCAGACCAGCGACTCGCCGCCTATACGCTGATGTGCATGATCCTGATGCCCATTTTGGCGGTCATGTGCATATCCTCCCTCATGGTCGTGGGGTTCTTTTACCACCAGAGGAAGCAGCTGAGAAAGGCCCTGGCGGTCCTGGAGACGAGGTCCTTATCTTACGTGCCGAAATGA